The following nucleotide sequence is from Deltaproteobacteria bacterium.
TAAGCAACTGCATCGATGGACTCTCCCCCTTCGTCATCGATCAAACAGTCCGACAAGGCCTGAAACCGTTCGGCATTGCTCCAGCTCTTTAATCGAACTCGCGTTGGTCCCAGATCGAGCCAACCGTCTCTATTCGATTCAGCAGACAAGGTCTCATCAGTTTCAACGCCGCCGGCCCACCAGAGAGCCAGACCGGCCAGACCATCGCTGCTATCCGAATCAGGGCAGCAGCGGGACAGAACAAGCCGGCAAAACCGGTCCCTTGAAAGTTCCAGCCCCTTAGCCACAGGGATTATGCTTTGCCGCAATGCCTTCAGATGGTCACCATAGGTCCAGGGTAGAAAGGTAAAGGATTTCCCCTTTTTTATTGAAACCTCCATCGGTTCATGGAAACCGGTAAAAGAAACGGCATAGGAACATCCATCCACTACAATTGTTTGTGTCGCTGCCCCCATGATGAAATCCTACTCTTCTCTGACACGTGTAGCGCTAAAGAGATAAGTAGTGGCTGCCGTGCTGCTTGCGCTCATACTTAAAGACTTGGATTCGACAAAGCAGTCATCAAAGGAATAGGTGCGTTTGGCGCCATCATCACCATCCCGTTTTTTCAGATTGGCAATGAGTTGGAATTTAGTTTGTTTTTCGAGATGGACATCAAGAAGCGGGTCGGCAGAATGAATGATAATTTCACCCTGAACAGTGCGCAGACCGAAGTTGACATCGATCCGTTCACTGCTGCCGACGGCCCGAATATCATCGCGCTCCGTTACAACGCGAAAGGCCAATGATTGCAAACCCTCGATGATTTCTCCATCAACGAGAAGATTGCTTTTATTTGCTGAAAATACGGTTGGCATATCTCAATTACCTCCTTAATCAAACCTGTACAAGTACGGTGGCATAAATAAAATCAATAGCGCGGACGGGACGGACGGCCATATCCACTCTCACAATTCCCTTTGCAAAATCGGCCTGTGATGAATAAACATCCACTTTGAAAGCAGGGTCTAAACCGTCTGTCGACGGCACAATGGCATTTTCCTTTTCCATCTGCACAAGGAATTCAATCAGTTTTTGCTTCAAAGCGCCGCGGCCATCTTCTGTATTTAAGCGGCCGATAAATAGCTCGCCAATCATCTTGACGCCGCGAACGGCCCTGTCTGCCACACGGCGAACACTGATCTGGTCCCCGTCGGTTGTGAGTCCACGAAGGACAATGATGCCCCGGCCACGCTCTTTCACAACAGGAACGACATTTCCTTTGAGCAATGTGCGCTGATCTTCCAGCCCAAGCCCTGAGGAATAGGCCCCGAGACCTGAGACATTCTTAAAGGTGGGAGAGTAATAATAATTGAGGCCCCCGATCATTCCGGCCACGGCGCCGGCCACACCATAAGGCGCCAGCAGGACGAATCGGTCGGAAACCAGGTTGGAGGCCATTTCCACCATCTCTTTGGGCTTCATGTCACGCTTTACCTGGCCAAAACCGATGCGCCCCTTGCTGTCCTCGCTCATTACCTGGCAGTGGGCGATAATCTCGCTGTTGATCTTGATGGCCTTTTCTGCTTTTACTCCTGCGTCCTGTATGGAGGCAAGTACCATGTCCACATCCGGTTCGTTTACCAGCGCTTTCAGGGCATCACAGTAGTCCTTCTCTCCTGCATCTGCACCTCCTGAAAGCTTGTATACAACATCATCGGGTTGCAGATTTTCTTGAATTTGTACTTTGTCCTGAATATCTTCAATTGTTACGATGGCAGATGCGCCATAAGTTGTTACATTACCTGATTTGTCTGTAACATCTTTTAAAACTGTGCCGACATAACGTGGATTCGCCTCTTTTCCTATGGAAGGACTCATGCTCAGGTTTCGATGCATTTCAAACTCGCCTGAACCGGGTCTCTCCATCTCCAGATCAAAGACGTTCTTATCGTCAGCTGTTTTACGTGAAGTAATTTTCACCTTTAGATCATTGGCCCAGGGCCCTGCCGCTCTGGCCACCAGCTTAAAGGCTTTTTTCTTTTTATCTTTATCTGCGTAAATTTGGACAGCAGCCTTTGTTCCTTTATCTTTTCCAACTGGAATTACAACCAGTTCAAAAACGCCGTTTTGCAGCGCCTGTTTCGCTTCAGGCATGCTATAGGCGCTGCCCGGCCCGAATACTTCAACAAAACGGCTCCAACTTGAAGCCCGTTCGGTCTCATCGGGAACCTTCTCGGTTATGCCGATGAGGCCCAGCACCCCAGACGGCGCAAGCTGGGGTGGAACTACTTCCTTAACGACAGCAACCTGAACACCGGGTATTATCCTGGTCATCTTTTAACCTCCTTTTCATAAACTCTAAAATGTTACCTAGTTTTCATCCGGAAAGGGTGCTTTTTCGCAATCTCTGCGTCAATCTTCGGCTTTGCTTGTGCGATGTACAGTAGTACATCTCCGCGCAAACCCTTGATTTCCTTGACCTTGCAAAAAATCCCTCCTTTCCGAATTGAAAACATAGCTTTATTTATTATAGTTTCCGGATGAAAACTACCTGATTATTGAGCCGGTACAACCGTCACATTTTCCGGTCCCATAGTTAAGGTTTTTTTCGGGTGGGCTCTGCCACCCTTCGAATCTATTCGCAGTTTTCTATAGCATTCTCAAGGTTGCTGATCTGCTTTTGGTGACCTCTTCGGGCTTTTTCTATATCCTTCTTATTTGCCCTTATAAATTTATTGGTAAAATAGCGGCCATCGAAAAATTCCATCACGTCTTTTCTGGACTCAATACAAACGTTAAATTTTTGAATTTTATCCAGCTTTTCATTATCAAGGTCATCGTCATCGCATTTTTCTATCTCGTCACATATTTCTTTCATTTCTGTATGAGCTTTTACACATTCTTCTTTTACTCTTTGTATTTGCTTGCCTTTATCAAGGCTTTCACATGATATCTCGTTAGCTGATGACTCAACTGACGAAACAATCAAAATACTTGAAACGCACCAAAGCACTATTAACAAATAATTTATGACTTTATTTTTTGGTAAGTGAATCATTATTATCTCCTTTACTTTCTATATACTGCAGAGATTATGTTTAGGTGTGTAATACCCGCCATTTTTCATTGTACCCTCTGTTTTGGTGCTTCTTTTGCCTTGGAAAATTAATTATGGTGGGTACAAAAGGAGTCCTAAACTGACCGGCTTGATGCCAAAAAGAAATGTAAGTTCAAAAACCTTTAGTAGAAGCGTCACCTGAAATTATTACTTATATATTTCTATAATTTTGTCCAGGGTCGGCATCCAGCTGATCAGCTTGATTTTGAATTCCTAACAGGTTCTGTGTAACCGGATTAGGATTATGACCATTCGGTAGGTTTGCATTAATTCTGTTTAAAGAATCAGTTAATGCATCCCGAGTAAATTGTTGTGATAGTGGATGACTGTGAACCGCAAGATGTCTTTTGTAGTTTTGCGTATACCCTGTTGAACCGTATGTAATAGTAACTTTACACCATGGCATGATTGTTCTCCTTTCAAAATTAAGTAATTTTTCGTACGCCCTATAAAATTAGATTTTGGCAGGCCGGGTAGTGGCCGCACTTCGAATCTATATCAGGCATTATGATTTTTCTTCTTTAGCTAAGAGATCCAGTCCGGCTTCATCAAAATCCAGGCCCAGGGCCTCACTTATCTTACGCACCAGGTCAATGGCTTCATTGATGGTCACCTTCCCGTCGGCCGCAATCCCGTTCAACTCTTCCGCCAGCATGCCTACCATTCCCATAACTTTAAAAGTATTAATACTCATTAATTTTTCCTCTCTTTCTCGATTAAATAATTTTTTATTTGGATTTTATTGATCTCCTCCCTGGCTTCATCGGTGAGGATTCTCATTTGCATGACCAGTTCTTGGACTAGCCATGTCTCTTTTCATCAAAATCATTACCCCCTTTCCCGTAAAAATCGCTTCCCTCTGGACTATGGCAGGGGGAAGAAAATGGAAAACTGTATTCCAGGTTGACGCTCTTCCCTTCTGCCCCTGACAAGTGCAACCACTAAGGCAATAGCTGTGCCATATACTTGACAGATCTATTTTTTAAGCTTAATAGCTTGATATTGAAAGATATTTTTTAATGTGAATTTATATCTCCAGCCCTGGGGGTATTTTTTGAGGGGAAAAGTGGAAACGATTGTTTCCATTCGCTATTAAATTCGTCGGAAAGAAATGATTGAAGAGGATATAAAAAAAGAAAAGTACAAATAAATTAAAGGTTTACAAGGTGGTGCAGCGCGATTGATCTGTAAAAAAAACCGACAGAACAGCCTTTTTTGTGGATGACATCCTTTTTTTGTCTTCCAATGGAAACAGGCGTTACATCATTTTTGGATTGATCGCATGTTTTGTAATTAAACGTGTGAGATATTGACGGCTGATCTTTAACTCTTTTGCCGACCGGCTTATCATTCCATTCTCCTTCTCAAGAGTAATTTCAATTAATTCCTTTTCACAAGCATCTCTGGCGCCTTTTAGCCCCAAATTGGAGTTGTTCCATTCTGAAGCAGGAATATCAAGGTCATTGCGGGAAATCTCTTTCTTTTCAGCCATTATAAGGGCTCTTTTTACTTTATTTTCAAGTTCACGGATATTTCCCGGCCAGTCGTACTCCATTAATGCAGCCAGGGCATCATCCATAAAATAAGAACCCTTTTTCTTTAGTTGTTTTGAAAATCTTTTTAAAAATAACTCTGCTATGACCAGAACATCATTTCCTCTCTCCCTCAGGGGAGGCATCTCTAAATTCACCACGGCCAGCCTGAAATAGAGATCTTCCCTGAAGTCACCACTTTTTATCAATCCCTCAATGTCCCTGTTTGTTGCTGCTATAATTCTCGTATCAACATAAAATTTTTTATGACTGCCGATATGTTCTACCAGGTGGTCCTGTAAAAATCTAAGGAGCTTTACCTGGAGAGAGAGGCTGAGTTCTCCTATTTCATCCAGAAATAGCGTACCGCCATTTGAATACTCAATTTTTCCTTTCTTTCCTCTTACTGCCCCGGTAAATGCCCCCTTCTCAAAACCGAAAAGTTCAGCTTCCAAAAGCTGTTCCGGTATGGCGCCACAATTTATTGCTACGAGGGGGCCTTTTTTACGTGTGCTCAAAGTATGGATCGCACGGGCGGCGAGGTCCTTACCCGTGCCCGATTCCCCGAGGATCAGCACAGGGATATCAACGTGAGCAATTTTTTGAATCGCTGAATAGACCTTCTTCATGGCCCTGCTTCCCCCCGGCATTTTACCGAATTCTTTAATATTGCCTTTATTGATAAAAGAATTGTTTTCCTTTTCAAGGCGGGCAAGGTGAAATGCCCTTTTTACAGTCACCCTGAGTTCATCCACTTTGAAAGGCTTGGTGAAAAAATCAAAAGCTCCTAACTGAATTGCCTTGTAAG
It contains:
- a CDS encoding phage tail sheath subtilisin-like domain-containing protein, with protein sequence MTRIIPGVQVAVVKEVVPPQLAPSGVLGLIGITEKVPDETERASSWSRFVEVFGPGSAYSMPEAKQALQNGVFELVVIPVGKDKGTKAAVQIYADKDKKKKAFKLVARAAGPWANDLKVKITSRKTADDKNVFDLEMERPGSGEFEMHRNLSMSPSIGKEANPRYVGTVLKDVTDKSGNVTTYGASAIVTIEDIQDKVQIQENLQPDDVVYKLSGGADAGEKDYCDALKALVNEPDVDMVLASIQDAGVKAEKAIKINSEIIAHCQVMSEDSKGRIGFGQVKRDMKPKEMVEMASNLVSDRFVLLAPYGVAGAVAGMIGGLNYYYSPTFKNVSGLGAYSSGLGLEDQRTLLKGNVVPVVKERGRGIIVLRGLTTDGDQISVRRVADRAVRGVKMIGELFIGRLNTEDGRGALKQKLIEFLVQMEKENAIVPSTDGLDPAFKVDVYSSQADFAKGIVRVDMAVRPVRAIDFIYATVLVQV
- the prsR gene encoding PEP-CTERM-box response regulator transcription factor, producing MDKQKLLIIEREQFLLIQLRQAFNSEYDILEAQNEIEAIEKVRSEQPDVVILDPELPPNSSDLSEAFKILKIITDISPTVNILFVADAVESQNAYKAIQLGAFDFFTKPFKVDELRVTVKRAFHLARLEKENNSFINKGNIKEFGKMPGGSRAMKKVYSAIQKIAHVDIPVLILGESGTGKDLAARAIHTLSTRKKGPLVAINCGAIPEQLLEAELFGFEKGAFTGAVRGKKGKIEYSNGGTLFLDEIGELSLSLQVKLLRFLQDHLVEHIGSHKKFYVDTRIIAATNRDIEGLIKSGDFREDLYFRLAVVNLEMPPLRERGNDVLVIAELFLKRFSKQLKKKGSYFMDDALAALMEYDWPGNIRELENKVKRALIMAEKKEISRNDLDIPASEWNNSNLGLKGARDACEKELIEITLEKENGMISRSAKELKISRQYLTRLITKHAINPKMM